Genomic segment of Brachyhypopomus gauderio isolate BG-103 chromosome 10, BGAUD_0.2, whole genome shotgun sequence:
gtgataaataaaacagaacaataggactaccaccattttaattccaaacttttctacctggtctccaccagggggcagttctggggacatttgcatcccattaggccaccctttgttatgcacATACAGccattataggtagacggggagtgggtggagggggggggtgatggtgtgaaccatcagttcattgttctgctggatgtgttcactgactcagatagagaaggaaaaaactctggcctccccttggggagattgagggagattgtctttgtgtttggatgaatatggatgtccaatgtagcagcagttggtgaagcaTTGcagtcatttgagctgtgttttttctgcccttccctttttataataaaaataataataataatctttatttctatagcacctttcatacattcatgcaactcaaagtgctaaaaactactgaaaataaagttaaaaaaatacttttctctccccctcatttctatcctgtcctgtatggtccACCTGTATGGCCCCCATTCTTTGTTATGCACATCACAGCCCAGCTGAACGCCATCCCATGAacggagagccaactgctttttCCAGAAGGAAAGTGACTAGTCGCTTGCaaagtttcctctgtttcatctcttTGGAGATACTTCAGACCATACAGGAgtggactgtccagcatgcacgccagacacagcaagagcaagaaaactggttcatggccATCCCTGAACTAATGGCGTTCATTGCAGTCCTCATCCTGCGAGGGATTGTCCGCCTTCCAGCGGTGCATGACGCATGGTCTGCAAAACTGGGAGTGCCCTCCATCACGAAGATAATGTCGCAAAACCACTTTCGGGACATCATGCGGCACCTACGCTTTGACGACAAGGACACACGCcatgaacgagctgcaactgaccggtttgctgcaatTTCTAATATTTGGAAATCTTTCGTTGGCAACTGCATCACTTCGTAccacccaggaaggcatatcaccatagatgagcaacttttcccatccaagacccgttgctgttttcttcagtatatagccacaaaaccagacaagtttgggataaagttctgggtggcatgtgacctgaaaaccAAGTATCCCATACCTTGgtaaagactccagtcgtcccacaggggaaagtctgtcagaaaatgtggtgatgaagctcatggaaccatttatggacaaaggaagaactgttaccacagacaattttttcacctcactgtcactagcaaaacgattgctgggccggaagaccaccctccttggcacagtaaacaggattcgtcgtgagcttccagactctgccaaAAAGAGTTTGGTCCGTGAGAAATTCagcacacaggtgttttcaacctctggtgccacactgaccgtttacgcACCCAAACGTAgaaagactgtctgcatcctcagtacCATGCATAGTACGGTGGAGACTgggaacacacaaaaaaaaaaaaagtcaaacacaatcactgactacaactccctaaaatgtggtgtggatataATGGACCAGATGGTACGAAAGTACACTGTGCGTTGcggaacacggcgttggccagttgctgtgttttataatatgattgacattgcagcactgaatgcctatgtgctttttcaagcatgcactggggtaaaggCGAGACGGTCAGAGTTTTTGGTCAATCTTACAGAAGAGCTTGCACAGGCTCatgtggcagccaaggaggtggccaaggaaaaggctcagcagcagcaaccacccacacctgacacagggaaaaggacATTGTGCCAGGTCAAGTGTTGTTGCAAAagtaaccgtgccactaatcgttgtgtgttttgtgataggttcacatgtggcaagtgcagaaaggagatgatgtggcagtgccaggtgtgtgcagaatattcataggtgtatttatatatacacctatataccaataaagctaacttgaatataaatttctggcaatgttgactttttttgggggtggggggtggcttcaccaattcaccttcaccttgttccagaggaccatttcttctggacctgcatattcccacctccacccctccccatacaaacacacaaacagtactcctacatttagaatcaatgtaatggcctcattttcataacactggtatggctgaacaggctactctctgtgtggtgatggtggtggtacagaattgttttctgatccttacataaaaataaagttgtcttccaaagaaggtgtggggggggggtggaggtaggccaaaaaaagagagtagggagagaaaagtaaattttctatttttgtttgccagttatggctgttgtgtttttgagacacactgcaaaaagtaccatcttgataagttaaaattgctcaagaatattattctatttcaagtagctgagggttttttgtataaatttatgtaaaattATCTTTACCTATACCTATTGACAGttttaactacttaaaataaggttaaaaaatcagagccattttgaataatcaatatgccactataattcaaatattatgtttgtgtcaatttcacattatttcaaccttccaCCAATCAATTCTCAAACATGGTCCTGAGTTGAGCAGACTCCTGCCAAGAGAGgttgcagtctcatgaggcTGCCAAAGGTGTGtgaaaggtgtgtcaacagcaaccacccacagctgacacacgcctcatttacataacactggaggtgagaagggcttatcacacccGCCAAGAGACCAAGAGTCTAGTTGGGACACTGTCGAAAGCAGgcggcttggtagttctagtgggGTACTGTCGAAAGCAGGCGGCTTGGTTTAAGAAAAAATGCATTTTAGATTCTTAGATgccttttttaaaaatatatttaattgttatttttcAGTGTAAAAATTCAAATTTGCATTAAAAAAGCAATGATTCAAATTCACCTAGAACTGCAACTGTTGCAAAGCACCGAACTTCACATCATGTTAATATGCTGTTCCGTACTTTTCCTGTTCAGTTACTGGGTCAAAATGTTGCCGGCCAGTAGATGGCGATATTTGCTAATAAGTTATGGCAAACCTGCTATATTAGACCTTTAGTTGTGAGCCAGTTAGCCAATGTCAGTTTTTTCTGGGTATAAAATTGTGTTGTGCTCTAGTTATGAGTGTACAGAGCTAAATAACTACATTCCACCTTGCAGAGACTAAGAAGAGATTAAAaccaatgaaagaaaaaacagcaaacacaacacattatTTTCCTATCCACATCCTTTTTTTTGTGTTAAGTTTTGCCCATTAacacaaaaagagaaaaaaaagaaatgaaaattAATTTGTCAGGATAGTTTTACTGGTTGTTGTCctagtttttttctgatttgtcTGGATAATGTATGCACTAACTCACTAATGTCTGTCATGCCTCAAGCTATTGAGCCCCTTGCAGTACCAGTTCAAGCACCCGGCCACACAGCTGAAGTAGCAAGACGTATTCAAGTAAAGTAGATATATAGGAAACTTTAGCTGGTGCTTTTTTCTATTAATGAGAAATAGAACTGTTTGGAAGAACTTGTTTAATTTATTCAAGAAGTAGCTTATTGCTGTAAATCCTGAAGCTGATCTTATGATGGTGGTCATGTCAATTGACCAGTAGGAtgtggtggtgtttttctttatagctgattgtgtgacgggcagggtgagcgaaacaaaaaggaagcgatcacgccaagtctcaagaGAGTGCCCATGGCACTGAGTGCCAGGTCCACATCCTCCCTGATGAAGACGCTGCTCTCACACGCCTTGTGCAGCAGGACGCGGTCGGCTTCTGCTGCCTCGGGGTCCACGGCCCTCCGCAGGTAGGTGAACATGTGTGCCAGCGTGGTCATGGCAGCACGTGAAACCATGGAGCGCAGGTTCTTCACCTGAGACAGTGGACacagaagagaaagacagagagacaggcaacagtaagcCTCAAGTTCCAGGCCAGGCCTCCACACCAATCTTATGACAAGAAATTCCTCTCTAAAACATTCGAAATTGACTCTTCCACAGGTCAGAACATCCAAATACATAAAATGGAGCATGTCCAGTTGGGGTAGCAAATGGTGAAGCTCATTCTCAAGCGCCTTGGCTTTGATTACAGAATATTTAGTTCATAAGCAGGTTCCTCACCTCCTCGAGCACGGCTAGGCACACATTGTGGAGATTGGCCAGAAGGATTTTGGCATGGTGTTGCACCAGTTTGAGGCCATTGCCACATGGTGTTGCCACAGTTTTGATCTTCTCCCTGTTCCAAAACACAGTGTTAGAACACGGTGTACATATCTGGTGTTATCACATCAGTAATGCTAAACAAGTTTCATCAATAAAAATCAACACATAACAAGCTATAGGCTATGTATTCCCTGTTAGAGTGCCCATcactaattatttatgtttatattgCCAAAACATGATATTTCTGTATTCTCAGGCATTATAGCTCTGTTCTGGCTGGGATAGCTTAGTGTAAACTTTGTTTGCTGTGTGAGGCAGACTGTCGGCTGGAGCTTGGTAAAAGCCTACCAGTCCTCATTCCCCAGGAGCTGAAATGCCTGGCTGAGGGCCAGCTCAGGTCTGGCCAGAGACTGCTCCCAAACCAGCCTAGGAGTCTCTGCCACCGCCACTTTGCCCTGGCTAATTTCTGCAGCCCTACCGGTGTCCCTTTTCTCAGCAGGCTTGTAGGATGTCACCAACCCCTGGCTGAACCGAGCCGCCTTCAGGCCAGCCTTGCCGCTGGCCGGTTTGCTGGGGGGTTCTGGCTGCTGCTCCTGACCGGATCCTGCTGCATTTGGAGCGGCCCGGTTGACTATAGCCTCACAACACGCCACTGTTATTTAACTTTCATTAACTGTTTCATTAACTTTCTGTTTCTGAAGCTCTACTTGCAGGTTTCTTGTAAATATACAGTATTATATATAGAAAACATCTATATTTGAGATACATGGGGAGCTGAGCATGGCCCCCGTGTTGAGCTTTGCTACTCCAGCTGATGATTTCCAGGAAGAGAACTCACCTGGCACTTCACAGGCCTTCTCTACAGGCTTGACCCGCTTGTACAGAGTCAGCGGTCTGGGGTGCCTGCTGGGCTTGGCCACCGCTGGTGGGGGCACGGGTGTCCGAAAAGCAGAGATTGCCCGGAGCTCAACGGGCATGCACGGGTCCTCCGGCCTGAAGGGAGACAGCTCTTCTCCGACAGCAGCCTGTGAGCCATGGATTCTGCGCACTCTCTGTGGCTTATCCAGTGGTGCGCAGTGGCTCACAGAGGATGCAGCAGAGTGGAAAGAGCCACTCTGACCGTTCCTCATGGGCTCCAGTCGGATGTTGTGGTTGATCCTGGTAGATTGGTGGAATGATTTGCCACATACTCGTTTAAGAATTGCATCCTGTCTTTCTTCTTGCAGTAAACTCATTTCCATCACCTTCTGAACACGGCCCGCCTGCAACTGCCGCTGCTCTCGCTCAATCATCTCCAGCTGCTTGGAGGATGAGATTATGGGGTTTCGCAATGGGCTGTCCCGCATGTAATCCTGAAGTATGGGACAAAACACAGAAaccacatgtaaataattttatttacattattttaaatacaTCCCTGGTTACATTTACATATTGCACACTCTATAAATTGGTATATGATTTCCTATCACATATTTCACACCTGGATTAATTAATCCTAAATTATATACAGAAATTGATTTATTCACATTCCTTTTTTTACACATGGAAGATTTTAACTGTTTAGATACAAATGTGTAGGTCTAAAGACATACATTAGGCTACTTAAATAATACAACAACATCCAAACACTCGAATTAGTGCTCTCATTTAACGTATCCATTCAGACTACCCCGTATACGCTACCCCGCCGCAATACAGCGATGGAGCAACGATAGGAGGTCCGTGTGAGAGGAGGGGTTGTTTCTGGCCAATAATAATTTGCCAACCCCGCAGAGGGGCAGCTGTGTTCTAATTAGCATACCAGAGTCTTAATAAACGAGGTGCTCTCGCGCCATTGTTCATTTTCATACAAATACAATGCCTGAGCCTGCGAAGTCCGCACCTAAGAAGGGCTCCAAGAAAGCCGTGACCAAGACGGCGGCTAAAGGAGGCAAGAAGCGCAGAAAGACCAGGAAAGAAAGCTACGCTATCTACGTgtacaaagtcctgaagcaggtCCACCCCGATACCGGCATTTCTTCCAAGGCGATGGGAATCATGAATTCCTTCGTGAACGACATCTTCGAGCGCATCGCTGGTGAGGCTTCTCGTCTCG
This window contains:
- the LOC143525823 gene encoding uncharacterized protein LOC143525823, coding for MRDSPLRNPIISSSKQLEMIEREQRQLQAGRVQKVMEMSLLQEERQDAILKRVCGKSFHQSTRINHNIRLEPMRNGQSGSFHSAASSVSHCAPLDKPQRVRRIHGSQAAVGEELSPFRPEDPCMPVELRAISAFRTPVPPPAVAKPSRHPRPLTLYKRVKPVEKACEVPGRRSKLWQHHVAMASNWCNTMPKSFWPISTMCA
- the LOC143524927 gene encoding histone H2B 1/2; the protein is MPEPAKSAPKKGSKKAVTKTAAKGGKKRRKTRKESYAIYVYKVLKQVHPDTGISSKAMGIMNSFVNDIFERIAGEASRLAHYNKRSTITSREIQTAVRLLLPGELAKHAVSEGTKAVTKYTSSK